The Pseudomonas berkeleyensis genome includes a region encoding these proteins:
- the groL gene encoding chaperonin GroEL (60 kDa chaperone family; promotes refolding of misfolded polypeptides especially under stressful conditions; forms two stacked rings of heptamers to form a barrel-shaped 14mer; ends can be capped by GroES; misfolded proteins enter the barrel where they are refolded when GroES binds) codes for MAAKEVKFGDSARKKMLVGVNVLADAVKATLGPKGRNVVLAKSFGAPTITKDGVSVAKEIELKDAFENMGAQLVKDVASKANDAAGDGTTTATVLAQAIVNEGLKSVAAGMNPMDLKRGIDKATTAIVAQLKDLAKPCADSKAIAQVGTISANSDSSIGDIIAEAMDKVGKEGVITVEEGSGLENELSVVEGMQFDRGYLSPYFINKPDTMVAELEGPLLLLVDKKISNIRELLPVLEAVAKAGRPLLIVAEDVEGEALATLVVNNMRGIVKVAAVKAPGFGDRRKAMLQDIAILTGGTVISEEVGLSLESATLEHLGNAKRVVLNKDNTTIIDGAGAQVDIEARVAQIRKQVEETSSDYDKEKLQERLAKLAGGVAVIKVGAATEVEMKEKKARVEDALHATRAAVEEGVVPGGGVALVRALQAIEGLKGDNEDQNVGIALLRRAVEAPLRQIVANAGGEPSVVVDKVKQGSGNFGFNAATDTYGDMIEMGILDPAKVTRSALQAAASIGGLMITTEAMVAEAADDKAPAMPDMGGMGGMGGMGGMM; via the coding sequence ATGGCAGCTAAAGAAGTCAAATTCGGCGATTCCGCCCGCAAGAAAATGCTCGTTGGTGTCAACGTCCTGGCTGACGCCGTAAAAGCCACCCTCGGCCCGAAAGGCCGTAACGTGGTGCTGGCCAAATCCTTCGGCGCCCCGACCATCACCAAAGACGGTGTTTCGGTTGCCAAGGAAATCGAACTGAAAGACGCCTTCGAAAACATGGGCGCCCAGCTGGTCAAAGACGTTGCCTCCAAGGCCAACGACGCTGCCGGTGACGGCACCACCACCGCTACCGTACTGGCTCAAGCCATCGTCAACGAAGGCCTGAAGTCCGTCGCTGCCGGCATGAACCCGATGGATCTGAAGCGCGGCATCGACAAGGCCACCACCGCCATCGTTGCTCAGCTCAAAGACCTGGCCAAGCCGTGCGCCGACTCCAAGGCCATCGCTCAGGTCGGCACCATCTCCGCCAACTCCGACAGCTCCATCGGTGACATCATCGCCGAAGCCATGGACAAGGTCGGCAAAGAAGGCGTCATCACCGTTGAAGAAGGCTCGGGCCTGGAAAACGAACTGTCCGTCGTAGAAGGCATGCAGTTCGACCGCGGTTACCTGTCGCCGTACTTCATCAACAAGCCGGACACCATGGTTGCCGAGCTGGAAGGCCCGCTGCTGCTGCTGGTCGACAAGAAGATCTCCAACATCCGCGAGCTGCTGCCAGTTCTGGAAGCCGTTGCCAAAGCCGGCCGTCCGCTGCTGATCGTGGCTGAAGACGTCGAAGGCGAAGCCCTGGCTACCCTGGTCGTCAACAACATGCGTGGCATCGTCAAAGTCGCTGCCGTCAAGGCTCCAGGCTTCGGCGACCGCCGCAAGGCCATGCTGCAGGACATCGCCATCCTGACCGGCGGTACCGTGATCTCCGAAGAAGTTGGCCTGTCCCTGGAAAGCGCCACTCTGGAGCACCTGGGTAACGCCAAGCGCGTTGTCCTGAACAAGGACAACACCACCATCATCGATGGTGCTGGCGCTCAGGTAGACATCGAAGCCCGCGTTGCCCAGATCCGCAAGCAGGTCGAAGAAACCTCTTCCGACTACGACAAAGAGAAGCTGCAAGAGCGTCTGGCCAAACTGGCTGGCGGTGTTGCCGTGATCAAGGTTGGCGCTGCCACCGAAGTCGAGATGAAAGAGAAGAAAGCCCGCGTTGAAGACGCCCTGCACGCTACCCGCGCTGCCGTCGAAGAAGGCGTGGTGCCTGGCGGTGGTGTTGCCCTGGTGCGCGCCCTGCAGGCCATCGAAGGCCTGAAAGGCGACAACGAAGACCAGAACGTCGGTATCGCTCTGCTGCGTCGCGCTGTCGAAGCGCCGCTGCGTCAGATCGTTGCCAACGCTGGCGGCGAGCCGAGCGTAGTGGTCGACAAGGTCAAGCAAGGTTCGGGCAACTTCGGCTTCAACGCTGCTACCGATACCTACGGCGACATGATCGAGATGGGTATTCTCGATCCGGCCAAGGTCACCCGTTCGGCGCTGCAAGCTGCTGCCTCTATCGGCGGCCTGATGATCACCACCGAGGCCATGGTTGCCGAAGCGGCTGATGACAAGGCTCCGGCCATGCCTGACATGGGTGGCATGGGCGGTATGGGTGGCATGGGCGGCATGATGTAA